The following proteins come from a genomic window of Natronosalvus vescus:
- a CDS encoding ABC transporter permease: protein MGFQSYVLRRILSGVPVFIGLSMLIFFLARVLPGDPARLALGPRASDEAVQSLRDQMGLNDPVVVQYLNYMAGLFQGDMGISLTTNRNVAADLVYFFPATFELITVGMAIAVLFGVPLGIIAGQNKDRFEDNVGRLFAFFGVSMPAFWVAILLQLVFAFYMGWLPATGRIASAPPRITGLMLVDSLIATDFAAFRSALAHLALPAFTLALAPMADIARMTRSSFIEEFNKDYVHALETSGIPAKLIAYKYVLKSSFAATLTIIALDYGFLIGSAFLIEIVFAWPGMARYGVTAILENDINAIVGVTLVVGLVYIIANMVVDIMYGYFDPRVRYGGDEE from the coding sequence ATGGGTTTTCAAAGCTACGTACTCAGGCGAATCCTCTCGGGAGTGCCGGTCTTCATCGGCCTCTCGATGCTGATATTTTTCCTTGCGCGAGTCCTGCCAGGTGATCCCGCTCGGCTGGCACTCGGGCCGCGTGCTTCGGACGAAGCGGTTCAATCGCTTCGGGATCAGATGGGATTGAACGATCCGGTTGTCGTGCAGTACCTCAATTACATGGCCGGTCTCTTTCAGGGAGATATGGGCATCTCGCTGACGACGAATCGGAACGTTGCGGCGGATCTGGTCTATTTCTTCCCGGCGACGTTCGAACTGATTACCGTTGGAATGGCTATCGCCGTCCTCTTTGGCGTCCCGCTCGGGATTATTGCTGGACAAAACAAAGACCGGTTCGAGGACAACGTTGGCCGACTGTTCGCCTTCTTTGGCGTTTCGATGCCTGCGTTCTGGGTCGCTATCTTGCTCCAACTCGTGTTCGCGTTCTACATGGGTTGGCTGCCGGCAACGGGCCGCATAGCATCGGCACCACCCCGCATCACCGGACTCATGCTCGTCGATAGCCTCATCGCCACCGACTTCGCTGCGTTTCGTAGCGCCCTCGCTCACCTTGCACTCCCCGCATTCACCCTCGCACTTGCACCTATGGCCGACATCGCACGCATGACCCGATCGAGTTTCATCGAAGAGTTCAACAAAGACTACGTCCACGCCCTCGAAACGTCGGGGATCCCGGCAAAACTCATCGCCTACAAGTACGTCCTGAAGTCCTCGTTCGCGGCGACGCTGACGATTATCGCCCTGGACTATGGCTTCCTGATCGGGTCGGCGTTTCTCATCGAGATCGTCTTTGCCTGGCCGGGCATGGCCCGCTACGGTGTCACTGCGATTCTCGAGAACGACATCAACGCTATCGTCGGTGTGACTCTGGTCGTTGGCCTGGTCTACATCATCGCGAATATGGTTGTCGACATCATGTACGGCTACTTCGACCCACGCGTTCGCTACGGGGGTGATGAGGAATGA
- a CDS encoding ABC transporter substrate-binding protein: protein MRRTNESPGVEDGVTRRKMLTYAGATGLAVTLSGCAGEEPEEGLDDDDTDGTGNGNGNGDETEADSSLVYATTIAPSTIDPMQVSDNFENIYAVNVYDSLMMYSDDESPELVDGLATDWEVADDDQTYEFTLRDDATFHNGDPVTADDVVYSITRMMEMQMGMSWMWAGTLSPEGVSAVDDTTVEIETDRTFAPFVFTLPYLPIVNEAEVEANDEEWLQDNDAGSGPYQLVEHDRNERVVLERNEDWWGEWPDGGEPFDEVVMEIVPEEGTINGMMGSEEADVTDEWLSLQTYQEIDSMDHAWVSDEVTFSPLYVFMHNQREPLDDVNVRKAISYAVDYDTIVDDILEGNAERLQGPLPDAMWGHNSDVTLYERDLEQAQAYLDESPYDGEDIELTYTYVSGLTVTENIGLLMQTNLAELGITLELEGAPWTRITDMVTDPESTSDMHAIYLSFSYVDPDTFLYPAWHSDSHGSWESASWYHNEQVDQLLDDARTEIDQDARIGMYEEVQELMSEDVPALFVVNEAELYGINNRVGGYVDNGLVGYAKAFWRLYNQG, encoded by the coding sequence ATGAGGCGTACTAACGAATCTCCAGGGGTGGAGGACGGAGTCACCAGACGGAAGATGCTCACATACGCGGGTGCGACCGGACTCGCCGTCACGCTTTCCGGGTGTGCAGGCGAGGAACCGGAGGAGGGGCTGGATGACGACGACACTGACGGTACCGGAAACGGGAACGGGAACGGTGACGAAACCGAAGCCGACTCGTCACTCGTGTACGCGACGACGATTGCACCGAGCACCATCGACCCGATGCAGGTGTCCGACAACTTCGAGAATATCTACGCGGTCAACGTGTACGACTCGCTCATGATGTACTCCGATGACGAGTCTCCAGAACTTGTCGATGGGCTCGCCACCGACTGGGAGGTCGCCGACGACGACCAGACCTACGAGTTCACGTTACGTGACGATGCCACGTTCCACAACGGCGATCCGGTGACCGCCGACGACGTGGTCTACTCCATCACTCGCATGATGGAAATGCAAATGGGGATGTCCTGGATGTGGGCTGGTACGCTGTCACCCGAGGGTGTCAGTGCGGTCGACGATACGACGGTGGAGATCGAAACCGACCGTACGTTCGCTCCGTTCGTTTTCACCTTGCCGTACCTCCCGATCGTCAACGAGGCAGAAGTCGAAGCCAACGACGAAGAGTGGCTTCAGGACAACGATGCCGGGAGCGGCCCCTATCAACTCGTCGAGCACGACCGGAACGAACGGGTCGTGCTCGAGCGAAACGAGGACTGGTGGGGAGAGTGGCCCGACGGTGGCGAGCCGTTTGACGAAGTCGTCATGGAAATCGTTCCCGAGGAGGGGACGATTAACGGAATGATGGGAAGTGAGGAAGCCGATGTCACCGACGAGTGGCTCTCTCTGCAGACCTACCAAGAAATCGATTCGATGGATCACGCGTGGGTCAGCGACGAAGTCACCTTCTCCCCGCTGTACGTATTCATGCACAATCAGCGGGAACCACTCGACGACGTGAACGTCCGAAAAGCGATTTCCTACGCTGTCGACTACGACACCATCGTCGACGATATCCTCGAGGGCAACGCCGAACGGCTGCAGGGGCCACTCCCGGACGCGATGTGGGGACACAACAGCGACGTGACACTCTACGAGCGGGATCTCGAGCAGGCCCAGGCATATCTCGATGAATCCCCCTACGATGGCGAGGACATCGAACTGACTTACACGTACGTCAGCGGACTCACGGTGACCGAAAACATCGGCCTTCTGATGCAGACGAACCTGGCAGAACTGGGGATCACCCTCGAACTCGAGGGTGCCCCGTGGACCCGTATTACGGATATGGTCACCGATCCGGAATCGACGTCCGACATGCACGCAATTTACCTGTCGTTCTCGTACGTCGACCCGGACACGTTCCTCTATCCTGCCTGGCACTCCGATTCTCACGGCAGCTGGGAAAGCGCCTCGTGGTATCACAACGAGCAAGTCGACCAACTCCTCGATGACGCCCGGACGGAAATCGATCAGGACGCCCGGATCGGGATGTACGAAGAAGTACAAGAGCTGATGTCCGAGGATGTACCAGCACTGTTCGTCGTCAACGAAGCCGAACTGTACGGCATCAATAACCGGGTCGGCGGCTACGTCGATAACGGTCTCGTTGGATACGCGAAAGCGTTCTGGCGGCTGTACAACCAGGGGTAA
- a CDS encoding aspartate/glutamate racemase family protein, whose translation MSTNETRIRWIDPVGHDDFSGDIEALLNDVKRDSTTVETVSLDRGPHHVEYHYYESLVLTDVLHLVKQAENDGVDATVIGCFYDLGLEEAREVSDSMPVMGPAQATTHLASTMGDTFSVIVGRRKWIPQMRTTIERYGLGDRLASFRPVDLGVLDFQADPECTRDRLTEAARAAIEEDHAEVVILGCTAEYGFHETLQAELGVPVLDAVTAPFKFAELQADLVDLGWSHSKVGGYESPRLEEIEAWGIGDDYQTRNVWKE comes from the coding sequence ATGAGTACAAACGAAACCAGAATTAGATGGATAGATCCCGTCGGACACGATGACTTTAGCGGTGACATCGAGGCCCTGTTGAACGACGTGAAACGCGACTCCACGACCGTCGAAACCGTGAGCCTCGATCGAGGCCCGCACCACGTCGAGTACCACTACTACGAGTCGCTCGTCCTGACGGACGTGTTGCATCTGGTCAAACAGGCCGAAAACGACGGCGTCGATGCCACCGTAATCGGCTGTTTCTACGACCTCGGACTCGAGGAAGCGCGCGAAGTGTCCGATTCGATGCCCGTGATGGGGCCTGCACAGGCGACGACCCATCTGGCATCGACGATGGGCGATACGTTCTCCGTCATCGTCGGCCGTCGCAAGTGGATTCCACAGATGCGAACCACCATCGAACGCTATGGGCTCGGCGACCGCCTCGCATCGTTTCGACCCGTTGACCTCGGCGTACTGGATTTCCAGGCCGACCCCGAGTGTACCAGAGACCGACTCACCGAGGCCGCTCGAGCGGCTATCGAAGAAGACCACGCCGAAGTCGTCATCCTCGGGTGTACTGCCGAGTACGGCTTCCACGAAACGCTTCAGGCGGAACTCGGTGTCCCCGTCCTTGATGCCGTCACCGCACCGTTCAAATTCGCCGAACTACAGGCTGACCTCGTTGATCTGGGCTGGTCACACAGTAAGGTCGGCGGCTACGAATCACCACGGCTCGAAGAAATCGAGGCGTGGGGAATTGGCGACGACTACCAGACTCGAAACGTCTGGAAAGAATGA
- a CDS encoding hydantoinase B/oxoprolinase family protein, which produces MNHQTNKPTADLDPFTREVITNALQSAAEESFINLGRTAKSSVIYETLDYATGIVDIDGNVVAQANGVPGFLGTLKFCVSDTVEKFGRDGFDPGDVVMLNDYHGGTHLNDVAMVAPVFLEDDGRDEPVMFLASKAHWTDIGGKDPGSWTTDATSIFQEGIQYPMVKLYEAGVENEAVADIVAANTRMPEMTLGDMQAQKASLDVGVERVQEIAREYGWDTLEAAVDAWLEYGHDLVRDAVEELPNGTYHAQDYLDDDGITDEPIHVECEVTITDETVTLDYTGTDPETEGPINSPYAASISDVRSFFQAITLPSAPTNEGFFEPLEVIIPEGTVLNATKPAPIGTDWESSAMAAELPWKALAPSLPDKLSAGHFTSVCATIVGGTDERTGDDFLVIEPQPGGWGACADRDGADVLVCAGDGDTLEMPVEIMETRFPLLFGQFALDTPQEAGHGCFRAGTGLVQDYTMYNESGGFITASFGRSEYPPWGVEGGHEGDGNYIELLRNDGSVERTSKLTNEPLADGETARLVTSSGGGWGEPLERDPERVLEDCRDEYITLDIARDVYGVVVTESGELDEVATERLRAEKRTETGA; this is translated from the coding sequence ATGAACCACCAGACAAACAAACCGACAGCGGACCTCGACCCGTTCACTCGAGAGGTCATCACGAACGCGTTACAGAGCGCCGCCGAGGAGTCGTTTATCAACCTCGGCCGTACCGCCAAATCGAGCGTCATCTACGAGACGCTCGACTACGCCACGGGAATCGTCGATATCGACGGGAACGTCGTCGCACAGGCCAACGGCGTCCCGGGGTTTCTCGGTACGTTGAAGTTCTGCGTCTCGGACACCGTCGAGAAGTTCGGCCGCGATGGGTTCGATCCCGGCGACGTCGTCATGCTCAACGATTACCACGGCGGGACCCACCTGAACGACGTCGCGATGGTCGCCCCGGTCTTCCTCGAGGATGACGGGCGTGACGAACCGGTCATGTTCCTCGCGTCGAAGGCACACTGGACTGATATCGGTGGCAAAGATCCCGGTTCGTGGACGACCGACGCGACCAGCATCTTTCAGGAAGGGATCCAGTATCCGATGGTCAAACTCTACGAGGCAGGCGTCGAAAACGAAGCCGTCGCCGACATCGTCGCGGCGAACACCCGCATGCCCGAGATGACCCTCGGCGACATGCAAGCCCAGAAGGCCTCACTCGACGTCGGTGTCGAGCGCGTCCAGGAGATCGCCCGTGAGTACGGGTGGGACACCCTCGAGGCGGCCGTCGACGCCTGGCTCGAGTACGGACACGACCTTGTTCGGGACGCCGTCGAGGAACTCCCAAATGGCACCTATCACGCCCAGGATTATCTCGACGACGATGGCATTACCGACGAACCAATCCACGTCGAGTGTGAAGTGACGATCACCGACGAGACGGTCACCCTCGATTACACCGGCACCGACCCGGAAACTGAGGGGCCGATCAACTCACCGTACGCAGCGAGCATCAGCGACGTCAGGTCGTTCTTCCAGGCTATTACGCTGCCGAGTGCGCCGACCAACGAGGGCTTTTTCGAGCCGCTCGAGGTGATCATCCCCGAGGGAACCGTGCTCAACGCGACCAAACCTGCTCCTATCGGAACCGACTGGGAGTCTTCAGCGATGGCCGCCGAACTACCCTGGAAAGCGCTCGCCCCATCTCTGCCGGACAAACTCTCGGCAGGGCACTTCACGAGCGTCTGTGCGACTATCGTCGGTGGCACGGACGAGCGCACGGGCGACGATTTCCTCGTCATCGAGCCTCAGCCCGGTGGCTGGGGTGCCTGTGCCGACCGTGACGGGGCCGACGTCCTCGTCTGTGCCGGCGACGGCGACACGCTCGAGATGCCCGTCGAAATTATGGAGACGCGGTTCCCGCTGTTATTCGGCCAGTTTGCACTCGATACCCCACAGGAGGCTGGACACGGCTGCTTCAGAGCGGGAACTGGACTGGTGCAAGACTACACGATGTACAACGAAAGCGGCGGCTTCATCACCGCGTCGTTCGGCCGATCAGAGTATCCACCGTGGGGTGTCGAAGGCGGACACGAGGGGGACGGAAACTACATCGAACTGTTGCGAAACGACGGCTCCGTCGAACGGACGTCGAAGCTGACCAACGAGCCCCTCGCGGACGGCGAAACCGCCAGACTGGTGACCAGTTCGGGCGGTGGCTGGGGCGAACCGCTGGAGCGTGATCCCGAACGCGTTCTCGAGGACTGTCGTGACGAGTACATCACCCTCGATATCGCTCGAGACGTCTACGGTGTCGTCGTGACCGAATCAGGGGAACTAGACGAAGTGGCAACCGAACGCTTGCGAGCGGAAAAAAGAACCGAGACTGGTGCGTGA
- a CDS encoding hydantoinase/oxoprolinase family protein: MRENNTRVAVDIGGTFTDFVAVSDGSLSLEKASTTPDNFANGVIATLEKSSLPQSAIDQFVHGTTVVINAVTERNGERCALITTDGFRDVLDITRANRPDMFNFRYEKPEPFVPRRDRFEVAERVDQAGTVLTPLSESDVRAAVEEIRDRGIDTVAVAYLHAYANPDHERRTREIIAEEFPEAYVTLSHELTGEYREYERTNTAVLNSYVRPIADEYLTTLESHLDANGVEGNRYVMKSNAGTSSFEQARQSPIEMVESGPVGGVFGAARVGTNIDEPNIISFDMGGTTAKTSLIEDGDVDIGTEYWLESSRHHEGYPLQIPVVDIVEIGAGGGSIAWIDQGGSINVGPESAGADPGPACYGHGGTKPTVTDVNLLTGRLNPAYFLGGEMDLDVEQAEAALEPVADEFGTSVRETAHGVLRVVNSNMANALKQVSLQRGYDPRRFAMVASGGAGGLHAAALGRDLGVKEVIIPRAPGQFSAWGMLLTDLRRDYVRTWVRPFDRDGASAVNERFAELADRAITEFGDEGILPEDISLELSVDLRYTGQEHTVQTPIPVGDEDTGSTITAASSETLVTPDAIATTIARFHDRHEQAYTFSLEDSVELVNVRLTATAEAAKPTIEPVSRNGTIEDATKGSRAVDFDREGTHETPVYERDSIPIDEVVAGPAIIEEPACTTLVHPEQEFRLDEYANVRITEETR; the protein is encoded by the coding sequence GTGAGAGAGAACAACACCCGTGTCGCGGTCGACATCGGCGGAACATTCACCGACTTCGTCGCCGTTTCTGACGGATCTCTGTCCCTCGAGAAGGCCTCCACGACACCGGACAACTTCGCGAACGGTGTCATTGCGACCCTCGAGAAGAGTTCGTTGCCACAGTCTGCTATCGATCAGTTCGTGCACGGGACGACGGTCGTGATCAATGCCGTGACTGAGCGCAACGGCGAACGCTGTGCGCTCATTACCACCGACGGGTTCCGAGATGTCCTCGACATTACGCGAGCAAATCGGCCCGATATGTTCAACTTCCGGTATGAGAAGCCAGAACCGTTCGTCCCCCGACGTGACCGATTCGAGGTCGCCGAACGCGTTGACCAGGCCGGAACCGTACTGACGCCGCTGTCAGAATCGGACGTCAGGGCGGCTGTCGAGGAGATTCGTGATCGCGGAATCGACACCGTTGCCGTCGCATATCTGCACGCATACGCAAACCCAGATCACGAACGACGGACACGAGAAATCATTGCCGAGGAGTTCCCGGAAGCGTACGTCACGCTTTCACACGAACTCACGGGTGAGTATCGCGAGTACGAACGGACGAACACGGCCGTGCTCAACTCCTACGTTCGACCCATCGCCGACGAGTATCTGACCACGCTCGAGTCACACCTCGATGCGAACGGCGTCGAGGGGAACCGCTACGTGATGAAATCGAACGCGGGGACGAGTAGCTTCGAACAGGCCCGGCAAAGCCCCATCGAAATGGTCGAAAGCGGCCCCGTCGGCGGTGTCTTCGGTGCTGCTCGCGTGGGAACCAATATCGACGAACCCAACATCATCAGTTTCGATATGGGCGGGACGACGGCGAAAACCTCGCTCATCGAAGACGGCGACGTCGACATCGGTACCGAGTACTGGCTCGAGAGCTCGCGCCACCACGAAGGCTACCCGCTCCAGATTCCAGTCGTCGACATCGTCGAAATCGGTGCTGGCGGTGGCTCCATCGCCTGGATCGACCAGGGAGGCTCGATCAACGTCGGCCCGGAAAGTGCGGGTGCCGATCCGGGGCCGGCCTGCTACGGCCACGGCGGAACGAAACCGACGGTCACCGATGTCAACCTGCTGACTGGCCGACTGAACCCGGCGTACTTCCTCGGCGGCGAAATGGATCTCGACGTCGAACAGGCTGAAGCAGCACTCGAGCCCGTAGCCGACGAATTTGGCACCTCGGTTCGGGAGACGGCCCACGGCGTCCTTCGGGTCGTCAACTCGAACATGGCAAATGCGTTGAAGCAAGTCAGCCTCCAGCGTGGCTACGACCCGCGTCGGTTCGCGATGGTCGCCAGCGGCGGGGCTGGTGGGCTCCACGCCGCCGCACTGGGGCGTGACCTCGGGGTCAAAGAAGTCATTATCCCGCGAGCACCCGGCCAGTTCTCTGCCTGGGGGATGTTGTTGACTGATCTTCGCCGAGATTACGTGCGAACCTGGGTTCGGCCGTTCGACCGGGACGGGGCCTCCGCGGTGAACGAGCGATTCGCCGAACTGGCCGACCGTGCTATTACCGAATTTGGTGACGAAGGAATTCTTCCCGAGGACATCTCCCTCGAATTGAGCGTCGACCTGCGATACACGGGGCAGGAACACACCGTTCAGACGCCGATTCCCGTTGGTGACGAAGACACCGGTAGCACGATTACGGCTGCCTCGAGCGAAACGCTCGTCACCCCAGATGCAATTGCAACCACAATAGCACGATTCCACGACCGCCACGAACAAGCGTACACCTTCTCGCTCGAGGATTCGGTCGAACTGGTCAACGTCCGCCTGACGGCGACGGCCGAAGCGGCCAAGCCAACGATCGAACCGGTATCGCGAAACGGGACAATCGAAGACGCGACCAAAGGCAGTCGTGCGGTCGATTTCGACCGCGAGGGAACGCACGAGACCCCAGTGTACGAACGCGACTCGATTCCGATCGACGAGGTGGTCGCTGGTCCAGCCATTATCGAAGAACCGGCGTGTACCACGCTCGTCCATCCCGAACAGGAGTTCCGCCTCGACGAGTACGCGAACGTCCGCATCACGGAGGAGACTCGATGA
- a CDS encoding cupin domain-containing protein yields the protein MDQVTVHQLDSVWGDSVDEPLALYESSEPSVQTGSYVIEPGERVPETGTTSHEGDEISVILEGEVELVADGEKYTAGPGTLSVIHAGTPHYSVNAGDEPCRLVYTVLGDL from the coding sequence ATGGATCAAGTTACCGTGCATCAACTCGACTCGGTGTGGGGAGACAGTGTCGACGAACCGCTGGCGCTGTACGAATCGTCGGAACCGAGCGTCCAGACTGGTAGTTACGTCATCGAGCCCGGTGAGCGTGTTCCCGAAACCGGAACGACCAGTCACGAGGGCGACGAGATTTCGGTAATCCTCGAGGGTGAAGTCGAACTCGTCGCAGACGGAGAAAAGTATACCGCCGGGCCCGGCACCCTCTCGGTTATCCACGCTGGCACTCCTCACTACAGCGTCAATGCGGGTGACGAACCGTGTCGGCTCGTCTACACTGTTCTTGGTGATCTCTGA
- a CDS encoding hydantoinase/oxoprolinase family protein produces the protein MTERLAVDIGGTFVDAISFDRNDRDISVEKASTTPEEPESGVLASIDKVGVDLESTEAFVHGTTLGLNAVLEREGATTGIITNEGFRDVYEIGRTNVERHAMYDIRYEKPESLVPRRRRVGVPGRLDANGEEVEPLEADAVRDAAERLIDDQGVDTIAICFLHSYRNPIHERQAANIVHEAYPGTSVSISSDITREYREYERTSTAVMDAYIKPIFGSYVDDLEGELTEHGFDSPFFITRSGGGTLTAESATEAPVHTILSGPAGGLIGAAHVGRETNREDLITVDMGGTSLDACVIEDGTPAVKYDSRLEHQPLMIPVYDIRTIGAGGGSIAWLDGELLKVGPESAGAEPGPVCYGQGGTEPTVTDAAVALGYIDPEDFLGGEMELDAAGAREAIQTVLADPLDATVTDVSRGVFDVTLANTVGAIREITIEKGLDPREFSMMGFGGAGGMFVPLLGREMNVGEIVIPNAPSVFSAWGMLMADVVYDFARTNIEALADLELENIETVFDELDEQAVETLESEGFTGEEITLNHTLEMRYLGQEHTVEVDANGIESTDEIKDRFERKHADRYGHEMADPAEVVHQRVRAAGHNDKPPLETNEMNADASPEPVGTREAFCFADLEVVDFAVYDRGDLVSGTEIAGPAIVREPTTTIVFHSDQTASVDEYGQLLITGGEKR, from the coding sequence GTGACAGAACGACTTGCAGTAGACATTGGCGGGACATTCGTCGATGCAATCAGTTTCGATCGAAACGATCGAGACATCAGCGTAGAAAAAGCATCGACGACGCCGGAGGAACCGGAATCGGGGGTGCTGGCATCGATCGACAAAGTCGGCGTCGACCTGGAGTCGACAGAAGCGTTCGTCCACGGGACGACACTCGGGTTGAACGCCGTCCTCGAACGCGAAGGAGCGACTACCGGCATCATCACGAACGAGGGGTTTCGCGACGTGTACGAAATCGGACGAACGAACGTCGAGCGGCATGCGATGTACGACATTCGCTACGAGAAGCCCGAATCACTCGTTCCACGGCGTCGACGGGTGGGCGTCCCCGGACGCCTCGATGCAAACGGCGAGGAAGTCGAACCGCTCGAGGCCGATGCGGTTCGCGACGCGGCCGAACGCTTGATCGACGACCAGGGTGTCGATACCATCGCCATCTGCTTCTTGCACTCGTATCGAAACCCGATCCACGAACGTCAGGCCGCAAACATCGTTCACGAAGCCTACCCGGGGACGAGCGTTTCGATCTCGAGTGACATCACGCGCGAATACCGCGAGTACGAGCGCACGAGTACGGCTGTGATGGATGCCTATATCAAACCCATTTTCGGCAGCTACGTCGATGACCTGGAGGGTGAACTCACCGAACATGGCTTCGACAGTCCGTTTTTCATCACGCGCTCGGGCGGCGGGACGCTGACTGCCGAGAGCGCTACGGAAGCGCCGGTACACACGATTCTCTCGGGACCGGCAGGGGGTCTCATCGGCGCGGCTCACGTCGGCCGGGAAACCAACAGGGAGGATCTCATCACCGTTGACATGGGTGGAACGAGCCTCGACGCCTGTGTGATCGAAGACGGAACACCCGCCGTCAAGTACGACTCCCGGCTCGAGCATCAGCCGCTGATGATCCCGGTGTACGACATTCGAACCATCGGGGCTGGCGGCGGGTCGATCGCCTGGCTCGATGGCGAACTTCTGAAAGTCGGCCCCGAGAGTGCAGGTGCGGAACCAGGCCCTGTCTGTTACGGCCAGGGCGGTACCGAACCGACGGTCACCGACGCTGCCGTGGCGCTCGGCTACATCGACCCCGAGGACTTCCTCGGCGGCGAGATGGAACTCGACGCGGCCGGCGCACGTGAGGCGATCCAAACCGTACTCGCCGACCCACTCGACGCCACCGTTACGGACGTCTCCCGTGGCGTTTTCGACGTCACGCTCGCGAATACCGTCGGCGCAATCCGGGAGATCACGATCGAAAAGGGGCTGGATCCGCGGGAATTCTCGATGATGGGGTTCGGCGGGGCTGGCGGCATGTTCGTTCCGCTGCTCGGCCGCGAAATGAACGTCGGGGAAATCGTCATCCCGAACGCACCGTCGGTGTTTTCGGCCTGGGGCATGCTGATGGCCGACGTCGTCTACGACTTCGCCCGAACAAATATCGAGGCGCTTGCGGACCTCGAACTCGAGAACATCGAAACGGTGTTCGACGAACTCGACGAGCAAGCAGTCGAAACTCTCGAGAGCGAAGGCTTCACCGGCGAGGAGATCACGCTCAATCACACCCTCGAGATGCGCTACCTCGGCCAGGAACACACCGTCGAAGTGGATGCAAACGGTATCGAGTCGACCGACGAAATCAAAGACCGATTCGAACGCAAACACGCCGACCGCTACGGCCACGAGATGGCTGATCCGGCCGAAGTCGTTCACCAGCGGGTTCGTGCGGCCGGCCACAACGACAAGCCGCCACTCGAGACGAACGAAATGAACGCGGATGCGTCGCCCGAACCAGTCGGGACGCGCGAGGCGTTCTGTTTCGCCGATCTCGAGGTCGTCGACTTCGCGGTGTACGATCGGGGCGACCTGGTTTCGGGAACCGAAATTGCGGGCCCAGCCATCGTGCGCGAACCGACGACGACTATCGTCTTCCACTCGGATCAGACGGCGAGCGTCGACGAATATGGCCAGTTGCTGATCACCGGAGGTGAGAAACGATGA